A single window of Cryptococcus neoformans var. neoformans JEC21 chromosome 3 sequence DNA harbors:
- a CDS encoding expressed protein yields the protein MWTLHQLTENKATRSTTGSPSRSPSPSVARKRARLSSSSPKMAPSLVKKEVEEVSSGKPDSSKLEEGGDEPKPDVEREWEGFSKDVLEKWPALKKRNFWCIQRHSATALHYDLRMHLDGVTVSWAIPKGLLGISKSGEARRMAVETTLHPLWYTIHEGSDGRTFGQGRQGGTLLWDIGEYTIDLPSGYIPDLDTDEEEEAENRRRFKKRRKDSESDGREEEDKFRNALHRHIGFGKSRSMHFTLKGGKKMTNHSFILVLSSNPYKYNTVSLEGKEKKTWFISLPRGVDSYPWDQGGEDGDFYGRSIKSGMTFQQVCQGLADDSSQ from the exons ATGTGGACGCTGCACCAGCTAACAGAGAACAAAGCCACTCGCAGCACCACTGGCTCGCCATCTCGatctccatccccttccGTTGCTCGCAAAAGAGCCCGTCTTTCGTCCAGCTCGCCCAAAATGGCACCGAGTTtagtgaagaaggaggttgaagaagtgagtTCTGGGAAGCCAGACTCTAGCAagctggaggagggcggggaCGAGCCAAAACCAGATGTAGAAAGAGAATGGGAAGGGTTTTCTAAGGATGTCCTGGAGAAATGGCCTGCattgaaaaagagaaactTCTGGTGCATCCAACGGCATTCTGCTACAG CACTGCATTACGACTTGCGAATGCATCTCGATGGGGTTACTGTCTCTTGGGCTATCCCTAAGGGTCTATTAG GCATTTCAAAGAGTGGTGAAGCACGTAGGATGGCCGTCGAGACAACATTGCACCCTCTTTGGTATACCATACATGAAG GATCGGATGGCAGGA CGTTCGGACAAGGTCGTCAAGGTGGGACTC TTCTTTGGGATATTGGGGAGTACACTATCGATCTCCCCTCCGGATACATACCCGATCTTGAtacagatgaagaagaagaagcggaaaATCGTAGAAGATTCAAGAAAAGACGGAAAGATTCCGAAAG TGatggacgagaagaagaggacaagtTTCGGAACGCGCTGCATAGACATATCGGTTTTGGTAAGTCAAGGAGTATGCACTTTACTTTGAAGGGAGGCAAAAAG ATGACGAATCACT CGTTCATCCTTGTCCTAAGCAGCAATCCCTACAAGTACAATACCGTTAGCctggaaggaaaagaaaaaaagacgtGGTTCATTAGTCTTCCCCGAGGAGTGGATAGCTATCCGTGGGACCAGGGCGGGGAAGATGGCGATTTCTATGGAAGGAGCATAAAAA GCGGTATGACCTTTCAGCAAGTATGTCAGGGATTAGCAGATGATTCGTCTCaatga
- a CDS encoding expressed protein, translating into MWTLHQLTENKATRSTTGSPSRSPSPSVARKRARLSSSSPKMAPSLVKKEVEEVSSGKPDSSKLEEGGDEPKPDVEREWEGFSKDVLEKWPALKKRNFWCIQRHSATVVALHYDLRMHLDGVTVSWAIPKGLLGISKSGEARRMAVETTLHPLWYTIHEGSDGRTFGQGRQGGTLLWDIGEYTIDLPSGYIPDLDTDEEEEAENRRRFKKRRKDSESDGREEEDKFRNALHRHIGFGKSRSMHFTLKGGKKMTNHSFILVLSSNPYKYNTVSLEGKEKKTWFISLPRGVDSYPWDQGGEDGDFYGRSIKSGMTFQQVCQGLADDSSQ; encoded by the exons ATGTGGACGCTGCACCAGCTAACAGAGAACAAAGCCACTCGCAGCACCACTGGCTCGCCATCTCGatctccatccccttccGTTGCTCGCAAAAGAGCCCGTCTTTCGTCCAGCTCGCCCAAAATGGCACCGAGTTtagtgaagaaggaggttgaagaagtgagtTCTGGGAAGCCAGACTCTAGCAagctggaggagggcggggaCGAGCCAAAACCAGATGTAGAAAGAGAATGGGAAGGGTTTTCTAAGGATGTCCTGGAGAAATGGCCTGCattgaaaaagagaaactTCTGGTGCATCCAACGGCATTCTGCTACAG TGGTAGCACTGCATTACGACTTGCGAATGCATCTCGATGGGGTTACTGTCTCTTGGGCTATCCCTAAGGGTCTATTAG GCATTTCAAAGAGTGGTGAAGCACGTAGGATGGCCGTCGAGACAACATTGCACCCTCTTTGGTATACCATACATGAAG GATCGGATGGCAGGA CGTTCGGACAAGGTCGTCAAGGTGGGACTC TTCTTTGGGATATTGGGGAGTACACTATCGATCTCCCCTCCGGATACATACCCGATCTTGAtacagatgaagaagaagaagcggaaaATCGTAGAAGATTCAAGAAAAGACGGAAAGATTCCGAAAG TGatggacgagaagaagaggacaagtTTCGGAACGCGCTGCATAGACATATCGGTTTTGGTAAGTCAAGGAGTATGCACTTTACTTTGAAGGGAGGCAAAAAG ATGACGAATCACT CGTTCATCCTTGTCCTAAGCAGCAATCCCTACAAGTACAATACCGTTAGCctggaaggaaaagaaaaaaagacgtGGTTCATTAGTCTTCCCCGAGGAGTGGATAGCTATCCGTGGGACCAGGGCGGGGAAGATGGCGATTTCTATGGAAGGAGCATAAAAA GCGGTATGACCTTTCAGCAAGTATGTCAGGGATTAGCAGATGATTCGTCTCaatga
- a CDS encoding expressed protein, with protein MWTLHQLTENKATRSTTGSPSRSPSPSVARKRARLSSSSPKMAPSLVKKEVEEVSSGKPDSSKLEEGGDEPKPDVEREWEGFSKDVLEKWPALKKRNFWCIQRHSATALHYDLRMHLDGVTVSWAIPKGLLGISKSGEARRMAVETTLHPLWYTIHEGSDGRTFGQGRQGGTLLWDIGEYTIDLPSGYIPDLDTDEEEEAENRRRFKKRRKDSESDGREEEDKFRNALHRHIGFAIPTSTIPLAWKEKKKRRGSLVFPEEWIAIRGTRAGKMAISMEGA; from the exons ATGTGGACGCTGCACCAGCTAACAGAGAACAAAGCCACTCGCAGCACCACTGGCTCGCCATCTCGatctccatccccttccGTTGCTCGCAAAAGAGCCCGTCTTTCGTCCAGCTCGCCCAAAATGGCACCGAGTTtagtgaagaaggaggttgaagaagtgagtTCTGGGAAGCCAGACTCTAGCAagctggaggagggcggggaCGAGCCAAAACCAGATGTAGAAAGAGAATGGGAAGGGTTTTCTAAGGATGTCCTGGAGAAATGGCCTGCattgaaaaagagaaactTCTGGTGCATCCAACGGCATTCTGCTACAG CACTGCATTACGACTTGCGAATGCATCTCGATGGGGTTACTGTCTCTTGGGCTATCCCTAAGGGTCTATTAG GCATTTCAAAGAGTGGTGAAGCACGTAGGATGGCCGTCGAGACAACATTGCACCCTCTTTGGTATACCATACATGAAG GATCGGATGGCAGGA CGTTCGGACAAGGTCGTCAAGGTGGGACTC TTCTTTGGGATATTGGGGAGTACACTATCGATCTCCCCTCCGGATACATACCCGATCTTGAtacagatgaagaagaagaagcggaaaATCGTAGAAGATTCAAGAAAAGACGGAAAGATTCCGAAAG TGatggacgagaagaagaggacaagtTTCGGAACGCGCTGCATAGACATATCGGTTTTG CAATCCCTACAAGTACAATACCGTTAGCctggaaggaaaagaaaaaaagacgtGGTTCATTAGTCTTCCCCGAGGAGTGGATAGCTATCCGTGGGACCAGGGCGGGGAAGATGGCGATTTCTATGGAAGGAGCATAA
- a CDS encoding phosphopyruvate hydratase, putative, which translates to MSVVTKVHARQIFDSRGNPTVEVDLYTEKGLFRAEVPSGASTGAHEAVELRDKGSDYMGKGVLKAVENVNKVIAPALIDSKLPVTSQKEIDDLLIKLDGTENKGKLGANAILGVSMAVSEAAAADKGVPLYGYLAQLAGVSEPYVLPVPAFNVINGGSHAGNALAFQEFMLLPTGASSFTEAMKMGSETYHTLKKVITKKYGIDAANVGDEGGFAPNVSGAEESLDLLTEAIKQAGYTGKVQIGLDVASSEFFKEGKYDLDFKNPNSDSSKWLSGKELADLYHGYCEKYDICSIEDPFHEDDFDAWAAYNQTAKIQIVGDDLLVTNPRRIKMAIEKKACNALLLKINQIGTISESIQAVQLAQSNGWGVMTSHRSGETESTYIADLAVALRTGEIKTGAPCRSERMAKYNQLLRIEEQLEGKSIFAGGKGLSKGTTAPELHSSK; encoded by the exons ATGTCCGTCGTCACCAAGGTTCACGCTCGTCAG ATCTTCGACTCTCGAG GCAACCCCACTGTTGAGGTTGACCTTTACACTGAGAAGGGTCTCTTCCGCGCTGAGGTCCCCTCTGGTGCCTCTACCGGTGCCCACGAGGCTGTCGAGTTGAGGGACAAGGGTTCCGACTACATGGGCAAGG GTGTCCTCAAGGCCGTTGAGAACGTCAACAAGGTCATTGCCCCCGCCCTTATCGACTCTAAGCTTCCCGTCACCTCccagaaggagattgacGACCTTCTCATTAAGCTCGACGGTACTGAGAACAAGGGCAAGCTCGGTGCCAACGCTATCCTCGGTGTCTCCATGGCCGTTTCCGaggctgctgccgctgacAAG GGCGTCCCTCTCTACGGCTACCTCGCTCAGCTCGCCGGTGTGTCTGAGCCTTACGTCCTCCCTGTTCCTGCTTTCAACGTCATCAACGGTGGTTCCCACGCTGGTAACGCCCTTGCCTTCCAGGAGTTCATGCTCCTCCCCACTGGTGCTTCCAGCTTCACTGAAGCTATGAAGATGGGTTCCGAGACCTACCAcaccttgaagaaggtcatCACCAAGAAGTACGGTATTGACGCCGCCAATGTCGGTGACGAAGGTGGTTTTGCCCCCAATGTCTCTGGTGCTGAGGAGTCTCTCGACCTCCTTACTGAGGCTATCAAGCAGGCCGGTTACACTGGCAAGGTCCAGATCGGTCTTGACGTTGCTTCCTCTGAGTTCTTCAAGGAGGGCAAGTACGACCTTGACTTCAAG AACCCCAACTCTGACTCCTCCAAGTGGCTCTCCGGTAAGGAGCTCGCCGACCTCTACCACGGCTACTGCGAGAAGTACGACATCTGCTCCATCGAGGATCCATTCCACGAGGATGACTTTGACGCCTGGGCCGCCTATAACCAGACCGCCAAGATCCAGATTGTCGGTGACGACCTTTTGGTCACCAACCCTCGACGAATCAAGATGGCtatcgagaagaaggcctGTAACGCCCTCTTGCTCAAGATCAACCAGATCGGTACCATCTCTGAGTCTATTCAGGC CGTTCAGCTCGCTCAGTCTAACGGCTGGGGTGTCATGACCTCTCACCGATCCGGTGAGACCGAGTCTACCTACATTGCCGACCTTGCCGTTGCCCTCAGGACTGGTGAGATCAAGACTGGTGCTCCTTGCCGATCCGAGCGAATGGCCA AGTACAACCAGCTTCTTCGTATCGAGGAGCAGCTCGAGGGTAAGAGCATCTTTGCTGGCGGCAAGGGTCTCTCCAAGGGTACCACCGCTCCCGAGCTCCACTCTTCCAAGTAA
- a CDS encoding fatty acid elongase, putative, translated as MFPFDAWTPGPGPVYTAITSVWDALDLPHPALGYRTWIPGESPLSTQKAVVAAVGTYLLIIFGGREMMKNRQPFKLKIPFQIHNVYLTLGSGLLLALMLEEIIPLFLKHGFFWSICNTSAFTPRLVTYYMINYYFKYVELIDTVFLVLKKKPLAFLHVFHHAATAVLCYTQLNGETSVQWVVITLNLTVHVIMYYYYYATAGGAKIWWKKYLTTLQITQFIIDLFIVFFATYSHFAFKYGVPAVGDCAGSEGAALFGCGLLGSYLVLFIAFYKATYKKGVAKGKGKATEIRGSSKSK; from the exons ATGTTCCCCTTCGACGCCTGGACTCCCGGACCCGGTCCCGTCTACACGGCCATTACCTCGGTTTGGGACGCGCTCGACCTCCCCCATCCCGCTTTGGGATACAGGACTTGGATTCCCGGAGAGTCTCCTCTCAGTACCCAAAAGGCCGTCGTCGCTGCTGTCGGCACGTACCTTCTGATCATCTTTGGAGGAcgggagatgatgaa GAACCGACAACcattcaagctcaagattCCCTTCCAGATCCACAATGTCTACCTTACCCTCGGTTCtggtcttctccttgcgTTGATGCTTGAAGAAAT cattcctcttttcctcaaGCACGGTTTCTTCTGGTCTATTTGCAATACTTCTGCTTTCACTCCC CGATTGGTCACTTACTACATGATCAACTACTACTTCAAGTATGTTGAGCTCATCGACActgtcttcctcgtcctcaagaagaagcctcTTG CCTTCCTTCATGTCTTCCACCACGCCGCTACTGCCGTCCTCTGCTACACCCAGCTCAACGGCGAGACCTCGGTTCAATGGGTCGTCATTACCCTTAACCTCACTGTTCACGTTATCATgtactactactactacgCCACCGCCGGCGGTGCCAAGATCTGG tggaagaagtaCCTAACCACCCTTCAAATTACTCAGTTCATCATCGACCTTTTCATCGTTTTCTTCGCAA CTTACAGCCACTTTGCTTTCAAGTACGGAGTTCCTGCGGTCGGTGACTGTGCTGGTAGCGAGGGTGCCGCTCTTTTCGGCTGCGGTCTTTTGGGTTCTTACCTCGTCCTGTTCATCGC TTTCTACAAGGCTACTTATAAGAAGGGTGTCGCcaagggcaaaggcaaGGCCACCGAGATCCGAGGTTCTTCCAAGTCCAAG TAG
- a CDS encoding manganese ion homeostasis-related protein, putative produces MPISFSRLAIALGIASIILLPFAYASSGDRNPTFQHCLRGCAATYCDPSQPPIAFYLRLFGWTCAENCAYHCSHSFTDKIGPGSRYHQFYGKWAFYRLGPFQEPFSIIMSLGNLLVNLQGVSAVRRRIRSENKLRKWLVSLGFVQVNTWIWSAVFHARDKPWTERLDYFSATLTIAFTLLYSIIRILHFQTPLYTSRFLLPACVAVALLVLSHFKYILSFPLGQFPYGYHTMFNLCLGLIHNLLWVLWSFSFRFPYPTLRFGRFLSLSFPYPYPPHNPYKNPSPKESSTPAVLVGLTTLAMSLELWDFAPLFRVIDAHSLWHTATIPLTMGWWHFLMADALELEGSLMGQGGMGVGLLEEPIGRRRGGGPLERDADMPMTPTFQELDSGRVKLTSSSPSPGTRMRISPKSSEFK; encoded by the exons ATGCCTATTTCCTTTTCCCGCCTTGCGATTGCACTGGGAATAGCGTctatcatcctcctcccattcGCCTATGCCTCCTCAGGCGACCGGAATCCCACTTTCCAGCACTGCCTGAGGGGTTGCGCTGCCACCTATTGCGATCCCTCTCAGCCTCCTATCGCCTTTTACCTCAGGCTCTTTGGATGGACGTGTGCTGAAAATTGCGCGTACCATTGTTCACATAGCTTTACCGATAAAATTGGCCCTGGCAGTCGGTATCACCAAT TCTACGGGAAATGGGCGTTCTACCGTTTGGGCCCTTTCCAAGAACCTTTCTCGATTATCATGTCGCTTGGGAATCTGTTGGTTAACCTTCAGGGGGTTTCCGCCGTGAGACGACGAATTAGATCGGAGAACAAGCTTCGAAAATGGCTCGTCTCGTTGGGTTTTGTGCAGGTCAACACTTGGATTTGGAGCGCAGTGTTCCATGCAAGGG ATAAACCTTGGACGGAGCGCCTCGACTACTTCTCTGCAACCCTCACCATCGCCTTCACCCTGCTCTACTCTATTATCCGTATTCTCCACTTCCAGACACCCCTCTATACATcccgcttccttctccctgcTTGCGTAGCCGTCGCTTTACTGGTCCTCAGCCATTTCAAGTatatcctctcttttcctctggGCCAATTCCCGTACGGCTACCACACAATGTTCAACCTCTGCCTCGGACTTATCCATAACTTGCTTTGGGTTCTCTGGTCATTCTCTTTCCGTTTCCCTTACCCTACCCTCCGTTTCGGCCgctttctttccctctccttcccttaCCCATATCCGCCGCACAACCCATATAAAAATCCGTCCCCCAAAGAATCTTCCACGCCTGCCGTTCTTGTTGGGCTAACGACCCTCGCCATGTCGCTCGAACTATGGGATTTCGCCCCTCTCTTCCGGGTGATTGACGCACATTCCTTGTGGCATACAGCGACGATCCCGCTGACGATGGGGTGGTGGCATTTTTTGATGGCCGATGCACTGGAACTGGAGGGTAGCTTGATGGGTCAGGGAGGGATGGGTGTTGGGTTGCTTGAGGAGCCTATTGGACgcagaagaggcggaggaCCGTTGGAGAGAGATGCGGACATGCCAATGACACCGACGTTTCAAGAGCTCGATTCGGGTCGCGTGAAGTTGACGAGTTCTAGTCCGAGCCCGGGGACGAGGATGCGTATCAGTCCCAAGTCTTCAGAGTTCAagtga
- a CDS encoding expressed protein — MITPEEQKQVTRKLTHWIESESKIVTYRTVSREIGCHVNVAKNILLRHFEANPSLAATYLLTGPLLSNSVLTQTTIQSGTTSKDGKSLRDLGDGMVKIVDMDQNSDAGDSDVEGLESQSQGQSKAQRIGLMGTDDEDERMDGVGNDRGAQVGDGGIGGGKRLGELGFKRERVKRWGVVLATAEALEEKKTLFDESELNIHIYALSPAPVKDPAQFLIASLELHDNANMYNSSIYGSITGHAFKPSAKPNPLAPAKPPIKEAAAPSIFARGPKEKMVKEQTKKEVKKQGSTKDVKDEPLQSRSSTSATTAPAKNKAQPLNKSNSKKRVINSDTEEDEPGPAKAKASTPTSKGGSSKTALEPTSSMVAREDKAALEAMAGMDVDFSDNEEPLAARPKAKEEARPLRKSATGRKVRRVKKTKREKDDKGYFVSKDYWTDESYSGESEPEQVETQPRAQPASKRGGSKPPMKARESASSVGSGSGAGAGGNMKKSAGKPTGGQSTLMGFFKKK, encoded by the exons ATGATAACACCggaggagcagaagcaggTAACGCGTAAGCTTACGCATTGGATAGAAAGCGAAAGCAAGATT GTGACTTATCGGACGGTGTCGAGAGAGATAGGATGTCATGTCAACGTAGCTAAAAA CATCCTGCTGAGACACTTTGAAGCCAACCCCTCACTTGCGGCTACATACCTCCTGACTGgacctcttctctccaactCTGTTTTGACACAAACCACCATCCAAAGCGGCACGACTTCGAAAGACGGGAAAAGTTTGCGCGACCtgggagatgggatggtGAAGATTGTGGATATGGACCAGAACTCTGATGCGGGGGATTCAGATGTTGAGGGATTAGAGTCTCAGTCTCAGGGACAATCAAAAGCTCAGCGGATAGGATTGATGGGTAccgacgatgaagatgagaggatggatggggTGGGTAACGATAGAGGTGCACAAGTAGGGGACGGAGGAATCGGTGGTGGCAAGAGGTTGGGCGAACTTGGGTTtaagagagagagagtcAAGAGGTGGGGAGTCGTACTGGCAACTGCCGAGGCGCTTGAAG AGAAAAAGACACTTTTTGATGAAAGCGAGCTGAATATCCATATTTATGCTCTTTCACCCGCTCCAGTCAAA GATCCGGCGCAATTCCTTATTGCCAGTCTTGAACTGCATGATAATGCGAATATGTACAACTCATCCATCTACGGTTCAATTACTGGGCACGCATTCAAACCGTCTGCCAAACCAAACCCCTTGGCCCCCGCCAAACCTCCTATCAAAGAAGCCGCAGCCCCTTCTATTTTCGCTCGAGGTCcgaaagaaaagatggtcAAAGAACAAACCAAGAAAGAAGTTAAGAAGCAAGGCTCGACCAAGGACGTTAAAGATGAGCCGTTACAG TCTCGCTCGTCCACGTCTGCCACTACTGCTCCTGCAAAAAACAAGGCCCAACCACTCAATAAATCCAATAGCAAGAAACGTGTCATCAATTCTGatactgaagaagacgagcCCGGGCCTGCTAAAGCCAAGGCATCAACACCAACGTCAAAGGGTGGAAGCAGCAAGACAGCGCTCGAACCGACCTCTTCAATGGTGGCCAGGGAGGACAAAGCAGCGCTCGAAGCTATGGCTGGTATGGACGTCGACTTTTCAGATAATGAGGAACCTTTGGCTGCGAGaccaaaggcaaaggaggaggcgagGCCGTTGAGAAAGAGTGCTACTGGAAGGAAAGTCCGAAGAGTTAAAAAGACGAAACGAGAAAAGGATGACAAGGGATACTTTG TATCAAAAGATTACTGGACCGACGAGTCATACTCCGGTGAATCCGAACCGGAACAAGTTGAGACTCAGCCGAGAGCCCAACCGGCGAGCAAAAGGGGAGGTAGTAAGCCGCCTATGAAGGCTCGAGAATCAGCGTCGAGCGtggggagtgggagtggagCGGGTGCAGGTGGTAATATGAAGAAGTCGGCGGGTAAACCGACTGGGGGGCAGAGTACGCTTATGGGTTTCTTCAAGAAAAAATAA
- a CDS encoding RNA helicase, putative, which translates to MLIGQVSRLSAIPPLALQHTLRPLHSSSVLAAGGKRPKQSPSHSRNSPRQKPDWEKRGSNRGRSEQPRASRFGLKSSGTTSFRSEPPRARRVISDSSSGSSASITPKGQHVPTSSRRLLPFSSSDTIPKPSHRFKLEPATMPPNLTPRSFNRDDGVTEEYINGLPAYPTPPTTLANEEQARPRTFDDFGLEEGLVKSLKGLYGEDGKTTPIETLSFHHFTQPDIASAPIGSQRVLLGAETGSGKTVSYLIPLFHHLKRTDPGPSVTSSFFADSENTLHPRSIILSPTHELTRQSTQFAKILTHNTKLSVHGMSSTVSGGVGEKRGSVDVLLGTVGSLRRMFGMTRSEEEQEKEDYIRGKRIWQDEQEKGMVEGDKVEWVVIDEADVLLGREFYLDTISVLSQVKQANLILCTATLPPFLINLLTTNPFFTKKEPFIHLLSPGLHKLPPKLLTRFIRPSTTGNKHGDVAHQVRLTLAEDAKAAKAEGREGEEPSKIVIFCNSDKQVEQVSGILGTKKIDCLAWTGAGEERLRGRNGSLNDFLQRPHLPGHEPPAPLPSLEPRETKPIFQDKNGTTPNVSQVTRRRVLVTTSLLSRGLDFHPSVSSVFLVQPPRDVLDFVHRAGRAGRAGRPGRVVVFGIDEGGTLGEGAKNNKGGKGQGPLKKDGKTALGDRLKDVLGKREVVGAMGKRVRT; encoded by the exons ATGCTCATAGGGCAGGTATCCAGGCTCTCAGCCATCCCACCATTAGCTCTCCAGCACACTCTCCGACCTCTCCACTCTTCAAGCGTGCTCGCAGCTGGCGGCAAGCGTCCGAAACAGTCTCCTTCACATTCTCGAAACTCTCCCAGACAAAAGCCGGATTGGGAAAAAAGGGGTAGTAATCGGGGTCGTTCCGAACAGCCTAGAGCAAGCCGCTTTGGCTTAAAGTCTTCTGGGACAACTTCATTCCGAAGCGAGCCACCTCGAGCTCGTCGTGTAATCTCCGATTCATCTAGTGGCTCTTCTGCAAGCATTACCCCCAAAGGCCAACATGTGCCCACATCCTCCCGTCGTTTACTacctttctcatcttctgatACCATACCCAAGCCTTCTCACCGATTCAAACTCGAACCCGCTACTATGCCACCCAATCTGACACCCAGATCTTTTAACAGGGATGATGGCGTAACGGAGGAGTACATTAACGGTTTGCCTGCGTACCCCACACCTCCAACGACGCTCGCAAATGAAGAACAAGCGCGGCCTCGAACATTTGATGATTTTGGGCTGGAAGAGGGTTTGGTGAAGAGTTTGAAAGGGCTGTATGGTGAGGACGGGAAGACGACACCGATCGAGACGTTGAGTTTCCATCATTTCACCCAGCCGGATATCGCTTCTGCGCCAATTGGCTCTCAGCGAGTCCTCCTCGGCGCCGAAACAGGTAGCGGCAAGACCGTCTCTTATCTCATCCCTCTGTTCCACCACCTTAAGCGTACCGACCCCGGACCGTCTGTCACTTCGTCCTTTTTCGCCGACAGTGAAAATACTCTCCATCCGCGATCAATTATCCTCTCCCCAACTCATGAACTTACCCGACAATCAACTCAATTCGCAAAAATTCTTACGCATAATACAAAACTCTCTGTTCATGGGATGAGTTCGACAGTGTCGGGTGGGGTGGGTGAGAAGCGAGGGAGTGTGGATGTTTTATTAGGGACTGTGGGGAGTTTGAGGCGGATGTTTGGGATGACAAGgagtgaggaagagcaggagaaagaggattATATcagggggaagaggatatGGCAAGATGAGCAGGAAAAGGGGATGGTAGAGGGGGATAAGGTGGAATGGGTTGTGATTGATGAAGCCGACGTCTTGTTAG GTCGAGAATTCTATCTGGACACTATCTCGGTTCTCTCTCAGGTCAAACAGGCCAACCTTATCTTATGTACCGccacccttcctccattcTTGATAAACCTCCTTACCACCAACCCGTTCTTCACCAAAAAGGAACCTTTCATCCATTTGCTTTCTCCCGGTTTACATAAACTTCCTCCTAAACTTCTCACTCGATTTATTCGTCCGTCTACGACCGGCAACAAACACGGCGACGTCGCGCATCAAGTTCGGCTCACGTTAGCCGAGGACGCCAAAGCTGCCAAAGctgagggaagggaaggcgAGGAACCGAGCAAAATTGTGATTTTCTGCAATTCTGATAAGCAGGTGGAGCAGGTCTCTGGGATCCTgggaacgaagaagattgatTGCCTCGCATGGActggagctggagaagagcgCCTGAGAGGTCGGAATGGGTCTTTGAACGATTTCCTGCAAAGACCTCATCTCCCAGGGCACGAACCCCCTGCTCCTCTCCCAAGCTTGGAACCGAGGGAAACCAAGCCGATTTTCCAGGACAAGAACGGTACCACCCCAAACGTATCCCAGGTTACGCGCCGTCGGGTCCTTGTGACgacatctcttctctcacgAGGATTGGATTTCCACCCGTCCGTGTCATCAGTGTTCCTCGTACAACCACCAAGGGATGTGTTGGATTTCGTCCATCGTGCAGGTAGGGCAGGACGGGCAGGCAGACCGGGAAGAGTAGTTGTCTTTGGAATCGATGAGGGAGGTACGCTGGGTGAAGGGGCGAAGAATAATAAGGGTGGGAAGGGACAAGGAccattgaagaaggatgggaagaccGCGTTGGGCGATAGGTTGAAGGATGTgttgggaaagagggaagtgGTGGGTGCgatggggaagagagtgCGGACTTAG